A DNA window from Brassica napus cultivar Da-Ae chromosome C1, Da-Ae, whole genome shotgun sequence contains the following coding sequences:
- the LOC106441609 gene encoding uncharacterized protein LOC106441609 — protein MGSPFRMKSAHHADIKGMGILYEDDDAPIKLVDRDDSFAIKELGLTLIGKVLNPKKQNVEKLLQTMPAQWGLAERITANDLGTGKFLFNFSNVGDLNYVMAKGPFHYNFCMFMLVRWEPIVHDDYPWIIPFWVQLIGFPLHLWTDTNLKNIGRRIGHVDTIELTEGHMLIDVDSRWPLKFSRKVEYEGDEVTIEIKYDKLFKHCTSCGMLSHEKGYCPSIEVIQPSQERSDVFTRMQLPAR, from the coding sequence ATGGGGTCACCGTTTCGTATGAAGTCGGCGCATCATGCGGATATCAAAGGCATGGGGATCTTATATGAAGATGATGACGCGCCAATCAAGTTGGTGGATCGAGATGATTCATTTGCCATTAAGGAGCTTGGCTTGACCTTGATCGGGAAGGTTTTAAACCCGAAGAAGCAGAACGTCGAGAAGTTACTTCAGACGATGCCTGCACAATGGGGCCTGGCAGAGAGAATCACGGCTAATGATCTAGGGACTGGGAAGTTTTTGTTCAACTTCTCAAACGTGGGGGATCTTAACTACGTCATGGCAAAGGGGCCATTCCATTATAACTTTTGTATGTTCATGTTGGTTCGTTGGGAGCCAATCGTTCATGATGACTACCCATGGATCATTCCGTTTTGGGTACAGTTGATCGGGTTCCCTCTCCATCTGTGGACAGACACGAACCTAAAGAATATAGGTCGCCGAATTGGTCATGTTGATACTATTGAGCTCACGGAAGGACATATGCTTATTGATGTCGACTCACGATGGCCTCTGAAGTTCTCCCGAAAGGTTGAATATGAAGGAGATGAGGTCACGATAGAGATTAAATATGATAAGCTCTTCAAGCATTGCACCAGTTGTGGCATGCTCTCACATGAGAAAGGGTATTGTCCCTCCATCGAAGTCATACAACCCTCACAGGAGCGATCAGATGTATTCACACGCATGCAGTTACCAGCTCGTTAA